A single Triplophysa rosa unplaced genomic scaffold, Trosa_1v2 scaffold500, whole genome shotgun sequence DNA region contains:
- the LOC130550966 gene encoding probable E3 ubiquitin-protein ligase HERC1, translating to MMNSVLTPGSTSNESDDKCEVNRERGSIWADVGTSTDHLSGPAGLSDAQLNVLCTEVWPVMALIGGVDSGLRAGGICRHKPSGRRATLLGVLKEGSPLAKLQWEETDFTVSFLNSWSPSDTPLSSLEPCDVPQLDMSRCCGLKPSVLFDLILMTGILEEQEPPPGMSGTSGLPRNRISSEGGPRSELERRLDEDIARIMMDEDGMACSVDGERKEDTPDDAFRSLKQSNEECGGAPCPPILALQPRADFFALELRAIRISYLLLGALKSLAVILSCGKFSDLLLVPKSEAGANITSPDPARTSADGEENAELRSVLQFVVRSMVKWAVRPCPIKQAVALSDLERAQIIIFKGALSRLQEDGNKEHKDSAGNSSSQPVSKSSSSVSLYSNGSEGTAIFGQSASPSTNDLTASLLTALHADGLDNFNPFLPINLLQRMVLARFPTLAGLVHSPVLPPGLSLTSSASCEGFTEQQTSFLEPCGQTRTPVEQPQMFVPVRLLEMGFSMRHIYRAMEAAGVTGEVDSRTIEVLASWMLEHPLTEEQQVGEGSSAGGATDTPSSEGPETLQCPESPAPLTLQDSREPNESLLAGLDLVERENFLDVHLTRNRPPPARRQRSGVSQRTSFRRADSPSPSPVPMLYRQEVGVSEWPERADTHPFAAEEESELGYMDDPYHEEPYEELLTPEFISSERDTLWMVEGREEHPEAHEMVECELCSTLTLQFNNHMKRHHPGCGQSAGRRGYRSNGAYVDGWFGGECGSGSPYYLLCNACRERYLASNLGMMSSKQDRARGLVSDLIGQLDGTSDGMCAIFQMRK from the exons ATGATGAATTCTGTTTTGACACCAGGCTCTACCAGCAATGAATCGGATGATAAATGTGAGGTGAACAGAGAGAGGGGCTCTATTTGGGCTGATGTGGGGACATCTACAGACCACCTCTCCGGTCCAGCGGGTCTCTCTGACGCCCAGCTGAACGTCCTGTGCACGGAGGTCTGGCCTGTCATGGCCCTCATCGGAGGGGTGGACAGCGGTCTCCGCGCCGGAGGGATTTGTCGGCACAAACCCAGCGGGCGACGGGCAACTCTTCTCGGGGTATTGAAAGAGGGAAGCCCACTGGCTAAACTACAGTGGGAAGAGACGGATTTTACCGTGAG CTTCCTGAATTCTTGGTCACCTAGCGACACTCCTCTCTCCTCGCTGGAACCGTGCGACGTCCCCCAGTTGGACATGTCCCGCTGCTGCGGCCTCAAACCGTCCGTGCTCTTTGACCTCATCCTGATGACCGGCATCTTAGAAGAGCAAGAGCCGCCACCCGGAATGTCCGGGACGTCCGGATTGCCCCGGAATAGAATCAGCTCAGAGGGCGGACCGCGCAGCGAGCTGGAGAGACGGCTGGACGAGGACATTGCTCGCATCATGATGGACGAAGATGGAATGGCCTGCTCTGTGGACGGGGAGAGGAAAGAGGACACCCCAGATGATGCGTTCAGATCTCTGAAGCAATCGAATGAAGAGTGCGGTGGCGCCCCCTGTCCACCGATACTTGCACTTCAACCCCGTGCAGACTTCTTTGCTCTGGAACTACGTGCCATACGCATTTCCTACCTCCTGCTGGGGGCGCTGAAGTCTCTGGCTGTCATTCTGAGCTGCGGGAAATTCTCCGACCTTCTCCTGGTTCCCAAATCGGAAGCGGGGGCCAACATAACTAGTCCTGATCCAGCGAGGACTTCTGCCGACGGGGAGGAAAATGCAGAGCTGCGCTCCGTGCTGCAGTTTGTGGTACGGAGCATGGTGAAGTGGGCGGTCAGACCCTGTCCGATCAAACAGGCCGTGGCTTTGTCAGATCTGGAAAGGGCTCAGATCATCATCTTTAAAGGAGCGCTGAGCAGACTGCAGGAGGATGGAAACAAGGAACACAAAG attcTGCAGGTAATTCTTCATCACAGCCCGTGTCCAAATCATCCAGTTCAGTCTCACTGTACAGCAACGGTTCTGAGGGAACCGCCATATTCGGCCAATCAGCTTCCCCCTCCACCAATGACCTCACAGCCTCCCTTCTTACAGCCCTGCACGCTGACGGCCTGGACAACTTTAACCCTTTCCTGCCCATCAACCTGCTGCA GCGGATGGTTCTGGCCCGTTTTCCCACATTGGCAGGTCTTGTCCACAGTCCGGTTCTGCCCCCCGGGCTCAGCCTGACTAGCTCAGCATCCTGTGAGGGGTTTACTGAGCAGCAAACCAGCTTCCTCGAGCCCTGCGGCCAGACCAGGACGCCCGTGG AACAGCCCCAAATGTTTGTCCCTGTTCGGTTACTTGAAATGGGCTTTTCAATGAGACACATCTACAGAGCCATGGAGGCAGCAG GGGTCACGGGCGAGGTGGACTCTCGCACCATCGAGGTTCTGGCCAGCTGGATGCTGGAACACCCTCTAACTGAAGAGCAGCAGGTGGGAGAGGGTTCATCAGCAGGGGGCGCCACCGATACGCCCTCATCTGAAGGTCCTGAGACACTGCAGTGTCCCGAGTCTCCTGCCCCACTGACCCTGCAGGACAGCAGGGAGCCCAATGAGAG TTTGTTAGCAGGTTTGGACCTGGTGGAGAGAGAGAACTTTTTAGATGTTCACCTGACCAGAAACAGACCTCCTCCTGCACGCAGACAGAGATCTGGTGTCAGCCAGAGGACTTCCTTCAGGAGAGCAG ATTCCCCATCTCCCAGTCCTGTGCCTATGCTGTACAGACAGGAAGTGGGTGTGTCAGAGTGGCCCGAGCGGGCTGATACGCATCCGTTTGCGGCTGAAGAGGAGTCTGAACTGGGCTACATGGACGACCCGTACCACGAAGAACCGTACGAGGAGCTTCTCACGCCGGAGTTCATTAGCTCGGAGAGGGACACGCTTTGGATGGTGGAG GGACGAGAGGAACATCCAGAAGCTCATGAGATGGTGGAGTGTGAACTGTGCAGCACTCTCACTCTTCAGTTCAACAACCACATGAAGCGACATCACCCAGGCTGCGGTCAAAGCGCTGGTCGCCGTGGTTACCGCAGCAACGGGGCTTACGTGGACGGCTGGTTTGGAGGTGAATGCGGATCGGGCAGCCCTTATTATCTCTTGTGCAATGCATGCAGGGAAAGATATCTGGCTTCCAACCTGGGTATGATGAGCTCCAAACAGGACAG GGCGAGGGGTTTGGTGTCTGATCTTATTGGTCAGTTGGATGGTACATCAGATGGTATGTGTGCCATATTTCAAATGCGTAAATAA